Proteins encoded by one window of Musa acuminata AAA Group cultivar baxijiao chromosome BXJ2-9, Cavendish_Baxijiao_AAA, whole genome shotgun sequence:
- the LOC103998933 gene encoding protein SEEDLING PLASTID DEVELOPMENT 1 gives MWWAARAPNPPHVFVPCLPLSFGPPRLQRFLRIFLHLIPSLYLLLLIRLPRSTRSTKNLSETIRTTTDTKKRSKRSREMLKALASASSSHVNAFSQLQTQSPNLIVCSSSSFRHSPGPRKAVAPSIRRPDADRCSLWSHHGSVPTRSRSDGGGASTAAAAVHGELELFLELVPPRMRRELARHEEIRELIELVMDLGRKPVARFPSGDWIMSEEPVGLEDLRHAISKVGDFSDDNRSGINRSLHRISAIRNRKMQIIGLTCRVGRAISGSAKMIRDLVEGGGSILVIGPPGVGKTTLIREIARVLADEHMKRVVIVDTSNEIGGDGDVPHSGIGRARRMQVPNVSMQHDVMIEAVENHMPEVIIIDEIGTEPEAMAASTIAQRGVQLVGTAHGVTIESIIKNPCLQALVGGIESVTLGDEEARKRKVQKTILERKGPPTFTCAVEMISKTECRVHHKLEATVDAILAGKSPLLELRKMDSKDGDLRSAFPVLGKYHEEEPFISCKNDSSMEMRPPKDDANNNAGYNKKVKSNSSMPRRLPVRVYTYKILEADLLQVATVMGYEDDIDVTDDIGTATAILASTSEMKQNPWIRSVAKFHQLPIFVIKENTMAQMVKAVKMILGMNNFGSTQNESTKHMHKDIEVKDDAPMRKPTLEEIDALEEVRMAIEYIVIPGGEPVELLPRCSEIIARQLELVESYQLAAKRSGTELNSRLQILPVKLSKKSLPAKGDRSESIEQVDLNDLTSLNVGSRVTRLPLLPDH, from the exons ATGTGGTGGGCAGCCCGCGCCCCTAATCCTCCCCATGTGTTCGTTCCGTGCCTTCCTCTTTCATTTGGCCCCCCTCGGCTTCAAAGATTCCTCCGCATCTTCCTCCATCTGATTCCTTCTCTGTACTTGCTTCTTCTTATACGTCTTCCGCGCTCCACCCGTTCGACAAAAAATCTCAGTGAAACTATAAGAACAACAACTGATACGAAGAAAAGGAGCAAACGAAGTCGGGAGATGTTGAAGGCTTTGGCTTCCGCCTCTTCTTCCCACGTGAACGCCTTCTCCCAGCTCCAGACGCAGAGCCCGAACCTCATCGtttgctcctcctcctcgttcCGCCACTCCCCCGGCCCCCGCAAGGCCGTCGCGCCGTCCATCCGCCGGCCCGACGCCGACCGCTGCTCCCTCTGGAGCCACCATGGTTCGGTCCCGACGCGGTCGAGATCGGACGGCGGTGGTGCTTCCACTGCCGCCGCAGCGGTCCATGGCGAGCTGGAGCTGTTCCTGGAGCTGGTCCCGCCGAGGATGCGGAGGGAGCTCGCGCGGCACGAGGAGATCCGGGAGCTCATCGAGCTGGTGATGGATTTGGGGAGGAAGCCCGTGGCACGATTCCCGTCCGGGGATTGGATCATGTCGGAAGAGCCTGTCGGGCTTGAGGACCTTCGCCATGCCATTTCTAAG GTTGGTGACTTTTCCGATGACAATCGATCTGGCATCAACCGTTCCTTGCACAGAATTAGTGCCATTCGGAATCGGAAGATGCAAATAATTGGCCTCACTTGTCGAGTCGGTCGGGCTATATCTGGGAGTGCCAAGATGATTCGTGATTTGGTTGAGGGTGGAGGCTCTATCTTGGTAATTGGGCCTCCTGGTGTTGGGAAGACTACTCTGATCAG GGAAATAGCTAGAGTTTTAGCAGATGAACACATGAAACGTGTTGTCATAGTAGATACATCTAATGAGATTGGAGGTGATGGGGATGTACCTCATTCAGGAATCGGTCGTGCTAGGAGAATGCAAGTTCCAAATGTTAGCATGCAGCACGAT GTCATGATTGAAGCAGTTGAAAATCACATGCCAGAAGTCATTATAATTGATGAAATTGGGACAGAACCTGAAGCAATGGCAGCAAGTACCATTGCTCAAAGAGGTGTGCAGCTTGTTGGAACAGCTCACGGAGTAACAATTGAGAGCATAATAAAAAATCCTTGCCTACAGGCACTTGTTGGTGGGATAGAG AGTGTTACACTTGGTGATGAGGAGGCTAGAAAAAGGAAAGTGCAGAAAACAATACTTGAAAGGAAAGGACCACCCACATTTACTTGTGCTGTTGAGATGATATCCAAAACTGAGTGCCGAGTTCATCACAAACTGGAAGCAACTGTAGATGCTATTCTTGCAG GGAAATCTCCTCTCCTTGAACTACGTAAGATGGATTCAAAAGACGGTGATTTAAGGAGCGCTTTTCCAGTGCTTGGAAAGTATCATGAAGAGGAACCTTTTATTAGTTGTAAAAATGACTCTTCCATGGAGATGAGGCCTCCTAAAGATGATGCTAATAATAATGCTGGATACAACAAGAAAGTAAAAAGTAATTCATCTATGCCAAGGAGATTACCAGTTCGTGTATATACTTATAAG ATCTTGGAAGCTGATCTACTGCAAGTAGCAACTGTGATGGGGTATGAGGATGACATTGATGTGACTGATGACATTGGAACAGCAACTGCGATTCTAGCATCAACTTCTGAAATGAAGCAAAATCCTTGGATTCGCAGTGTTGCGAAATTCCATCAGCTGCCTATATTTGTGATTAAG GAGAATACTATGGCCCAAATGGTAAAGGCAGTTAAAATGATTCTTGGGATGAATAATTTTGGATCTACACAAAATGAATCAACCAAACATATGCATAAGGACATTGAGGTCAAAGATGATGCACCTATGAGAAAACCTACCTTGGAGGAAATTGATGCATTGGAG GAGGTCCGAATGGCTATCGAGTATATCGTAATTCCCGGCGGAGAGCCCGTCGAACTCCTTCCGAGATGCTCAGAGATAATTGCTCGTCAGCTGGAGCTTGTGGAGAGCTATCAATTAGCCGCAAAGAGATCAGGCACCGAGCTGAACTCCAGGTTGCAGATTCTTCCGGTAAAGCTAAGTAAGAAAAGCTTGCCCGCTAAAGGCGATAGATCAGAATCGATCGAGCAAGTCGACCTAAATGATCTAACCAGTTTGAATGTGGGTTCTAGAGTTACTCGCCTGCCCCTTTTGCCTGATCATTAG
- the LOC103998932 gene encoding threonine dehydratase biosynthetic, chloroplastic isoform X2, translated as MESLALSRPPPPRLPAMARLAPPAASFRLHHHSPGSHAGVRRGPLVAANALPSSSSSAHTFQPEAISLAPPLKSVSVDSLQYESGSLGAISEKTKLSLPPPGDVGQNGALNPMEYLTSILTSRVYDVAIESPLQLAPKLSARLEVDLWLKREDLQPVFSFKLRGAYNMMAKLPREQLDKGVICSSAGNHAQGVALAAQRLGCDAVIVMPVTTPEIKWQSVERLGATVVLKGDSYDEAQSHAKQRGDQEGRTFIPPFDHHDVIAGQGTIGMEIIRQMSSPLHAIFVPVGGGGLIAGIAAYVKRVRPEVKIIGVEPSDANAMALSLYHGERIMLEQVGGFADGVAVKVVGEETFRLCRELVDGVVLVSRDAICASIKDMFEEKRSILEPAGALALAGAEAYCRYYGLKDENIVAITSGANMNFDRLRLVTELADVGRKREAVLATHLPEEQGSFKKFCKLMGGRSNVQDELLCRFIFPERPGALMKFLDSFSPRWNISLFHYRAQGETGANVLVGIQVPKPDMKEFKIGAQNLGYEFTYEMNNEAYRLLMQ; from the exons ATGGAGTCCCTCGCCCTGTCACGCCCACCGCCGCCTCGGCTGCCGGCGATGGCGAGGCTTGCCCCACCCGCCGCCTCCTTTCGCCTCCACCACCATTCTCCGGGGTCCCACGCTGGTGTCAGAAGAGGGCCACTCGTCGCTGCTAATGCCCTGCCTTCGTCTTCGTCGTCGGCTCACACGTTTCAGCCGGAGGCGATCTCTCTCGCCCCACCCCTCAAGAGTGTCTCGGTGGACTCTTTGCAGTACGAAAGCGGCTCCCTTGGTGCCATCTCCGAGAAGACCAAGCTGTCGCTGCCGCCACCGGGTGATGTAGGTCAAAACGGGGCGTTGAATCCGATGGAGTACCTGACGAGTATACTGACGTCGAGGGTTTATGATGTGGCGATCGAGTCGCCGCTGCAACTGGCGCCGAAGCTATCGGCGAGGCTTGAGGTCGATCTTTGGCTCAAGAGAGAGGACTTGCAGCCG GTATTCTCCTTCAAGTTGCGAGGAGCCTACAATATGATGGCTAAACTTCCAAGGGAGCAATTGGATAAGGGTGTTATCTGCTCATCGGCTGGAAACCATGCCCAAGGAGTTGCTTTAGCTGCTCAGAGACTAGGTTGTGATGCAGTGATTGTAATGCCAGTGACAACGCCAGAAATCAAG TGGCAATCCGTTGAGAGATTAGGTGCAACAGTTGTCCTTAAGGGGGACTCTTATGATGAAGCACAGTCACATGCAAAGCAACGTGGAGACCAGGAGGGTCGGACATTCATACCTCCATTTGATCATCATGATGTTATTGCAGGCCAGGGAACAATCGGAATGGAAATAATTCGCCAAATGAGTAGTCCACTACATGCAATATTTGTACCAGTTGGAGGTGGTGGATTGATAGCAGGAATTGCTGCTTATGTAAAACGGGTTCGCCCAGAG GTAAAGATCATTGGAGTAGAGCCTTCTGACGCAAATGCAATGGCATTGTCTCTATATCATGGGGAGAGGATCATGCTAGAGCAAGTGGGAGGATTTGCAGATGGTGTGGCTGTGAAAGTGGTTGGAGAAGAAACTTTTCGCCTGTGCAGGGAACTTGTTGATGGAGTGGTTCTTGTTAGTCGTGATGCTATTTGTGCATCTATAAAG GATATGTTTGAGGAGAAAAGGAGCATACTAGAGCCAGCTGGTGCTCTCGCTCTAGCTGGTGCAGAAGCCTACTGCAGATACTATGGTTTGAAAGATGAGAATATTGTTGCAATAACTAGTGGGGCAAACATGAATTTTGATAGGCTAAGGCTGGTAACTGAACTAGCTGATGTTGGTAGGAAACGCGAGGCTGTTCTGGCAACTCATCTACCAGAGGAGCAAGGGAGTTTTAAAAAATTCTGTAAACTG ATGGGAGGGCGATCAAATGTTCAAGATGAACTACTTTGCCGATTTATCTTCCCTGAGAGGCCAGGAGCTCTAATGAAATTCTTGGACTCCTTTAGCCCACGTTGGAATATCAGCTTGTTCCATTATCGAGCACAG GGTGAGACTGGTGCAAATGTGTTGGTCGGCATCCAAGTTCCTAAGCCCGATATGAAAGAGTTCAAGATTGGAGCTCAGAATCTTGGATATGAGTTTACATATGAGATGAACAACGAGGCGTATCGGCTGTTGATGCAGTGA
- the LOC103998932 gene encoding threonine dehydratase 1 biosynthetic, chloroplastic isoform X1, translating into MESLALSRPPPPRLPAMARLAPPAASFRLHHHSPGSHAGVRRGPLVAANALPSSSSSAHTFQPEAISLAPPLKSVSVDSLQYESGSLGAISEKTKLSLPPPGDVGQNGALNPMEYLTSILTSRVYDVAIESPLQLAPKLSARLEVDLWLKREDLQPVFSFKLRGAYNMMAKLPREQLDKGVICSSAGNHAQGVALAAQRLGCDAVIVMPVTTPEIKWQSVERLGATVVLKGDSYDEAQSHAKQRGDQEGRTFIPPFDHHDVIAGQGTIGMEIIRQMSSPLHAIFVPVGGGGLIAGIAAYVKRVRPEVKIIGVEPSDANAMALSLYHGERIMLEQVGGFADGVAVKVVGEETFRLCRELVDGVVLVSRDAICASIKDMFEEKRSILEPAGALALAGAEAYCRYYGLKDENIVAITSGANMNFDRLRLVTELADVGRKREAVLATHLPEEQGSFKKFCKLVGPMNITEFKYRYDSRKEHALVLYSVGVHTDSELAAMIHRMEHAQLKTFNLTNDDLAKDHLRYFMGGRSNVQDELLCRFIFPERPGALMKFLDSFSPRWNISLFHYRAQGETGANVLVGIQVPKPDMKEFKIGAQNLGYEFTYEMNNEAYRLLMQ; encoded by the exons ATGGAGTCCCTCGCCCTGTCACGCCCACCGCCGCCTCGGCTGCCGGCGATGGCGAGGCTTGCCCCACCCGCCGCCTCCTTTCGCCTCCACCACCATTCTCCGGGGTCCCACGCTGGTGTCAGAAGAGGGCCACTCGTCGCTGCTAATGCCCTGCCTTCGTCTTCGTCGTCGGCTCACACGTTTCAGCCGGAGGCGATCTCTCTCGCCCCACCCCTCAAGAGTGTCTCGGTGGACTCTTTGCAGTACGAAAGCGGCTCCCTTGGTGCCATCTCCGAGAAGACCAAGCTGTCGCTGCCGCCACCGGGTGATGTAGGTCAAAACGGGGCGTTGAATCCGATGGAGTACCTGACGAGTATACTGACGTCGAGGGTTTATGATGTGGCGATCGAGTCGCCGCTGCAACTGGCGCCGAAGCTATCGGCGAGGCTTGAGGTCGATCTTTGGCTCAAGAGAGAGGACTTGCAGCCG GTATTCTCCTTCAAGTTGCGAGGAGCCTACAATATGATGGCTAAACTTCCAAGGGAGCAATTGGATAAGGGTGTTATCTGCTCATCGGCTGGAAACCATGCCCAAGGAGTTGCTTTAGCTGCTCAGAGACTAGGTTGTGATGCAGTGATTGTAATGCCAGTGACAACGCCAGAAATCAAG TGGCAATCCGTTGAGAGATTAGGTGCAACAGTTGTCCTTAAGGGGGACTCTTATGATGAAGCACAGTCACATGCAAAGCAACGTGGAGACCAGGAGGGTCGGACATTCATACCTCCATTTGATCATCATGATGTTATTGCAGGCCAGGGAACAATCGGAATGGAAATAATTCGCCAAATGAGTAGTCCACTACATGCAATATTTGTACCAGTTGGAGGTGGTGGATTGATAGCAGGAATTGCTGCTTATGTAAAACGGGTTCGCCCAGAG GTAAAGATCATTGGAGTAGAGCCTTCTGACGCAAATGCAATGGCATTGTCTCTATATCATGGGGAGAGGATCATGCTAGAGCAAGTGGGAGGATTTGCAGATGGTGTGGCTGTGAAAGTGGTTGGAGAAGAAACTTTTCGCCTGTGCAGGGAACTTGTTGATGGAGTGGTTCTTGTTAGTCGTGATGCTATTTGTGCATCTATAAAG GATATGTTTGAGGAGAAAAGGAGCATACTAGAGCCAGCTGGTGCTCTCGCTCTAGCTGGTGCAGAAGCCTACTGCAGATACTATGGTTTGAAAGATGAGAATATTGTTGCAATAACTAGTGGGGCAAACATGAATTTTGATAGGCTAAGGCTGGTAACTGAACTAGCTGATGTTGGTAGGAAACGCGAGGCTGTTCTGGCAACTCATCTACCAGAGGAGCAAGGGAGTTTTAAAAAATTCTGTAAACTG GTTGGCCCTATGAATATTACAGAGTTCAAGTACAGATATGATTCACGTAAAGAACATGCTCTTGTTCTTTATAG TGTTGGTGTTCATACTGACTCGGAACTTGCAGCAATGATACATCGAATGGAACATGCACAACTTAAAACTTTTAACCTCACCAATGATGACTTAGCAAAAGATCATCTGCGATACTTT ATGGGAGGGCGATCAAATGTTCAAGATGAACTACTTTGCCGATTTATCTTCCCTGAGAGGCCAGGAGCTCTAATGAAATTCTTGGACTCCTTTAGCCCACGTTGGAATATCAGCTTGTTCCATTATCGAGCACAG GGTGAGACTGGTGCAAATGTGTTGGTCGGCATCCAAGTTCCTAAGCCCGATATGAAAGAGTTCAAGATTGGAGCTCAGAATCTTGGATATGAGTTTACATATGAGATGAACAACGAGGCGTATCGGCTGTTGATGCAGTGA
- the LOC135623633 gene encoding chromatin remodeling protein EBS-like, translating to MAKTRQGKRTLDSYTIKGTNKSIKPGDCVLMRAPDSSNPPYVARVEGIEAGARGGVKVRVRWYYRPEESIGGRRQFHGAKEVFLSDHYDLQSADTIEGKCFVHSFKNYTRLDAVGNDDFFCRFEYRSATGSFVPDRIAVFCKCEMPYNPDDLMIQCEGCYDWYHPTCIDMAVEDAKKIEHFFCQSCTTENGKETEKSHNGSKQSDMKVDPKRRRR from the exons ATGGCCAAGACGCGGCAGGGGAAGCGAACCCTCGATTCCTACACGATCAAAGGGACCAACAAATCGATCAAGC CCGGCGACTGTGTGCTGATGCGGGCGCCGGACTCGTCGAATCCGCCGTACGTGGCGAGGGTGGAGGGCATCGAGGCGGGCGCGCGGGGCGGGGTGAAGGTGAGGGTGAGGTGGTATTATCGGCCGGAGGAGTCCATCGGTGGGCGGCGTCAGTTCCACGGCGCCAAGGAGGTGTTTTTGTCGGACCACTACGATTTGCAGAGCGCCGACACCATCGAGGGCAAGTGCTTCGTGCACAGCTTCAAGAACTATACCAGGCTCGATGCTGTTGGGAACGATGACTTCTTCTGTCGGTTCGAGTATAGGTCCGCCACTGGGAGCTTTGTCCCAGATAGAATCGCAGT GTTCTGCAAGTGTGAGATGCCTTACAACCCCGATGACCTTATGATTCAGTGTGAGGGCTGCTATGATTG GTACCATCCTACCTGCATAGATATGGCTGTTGAGGATGCTAAGAAAATTGAGCACTTCTTTTGTCAGAGCTGCACAACTGAAAATGGGAAGGAGACAGAAAAATCCCATAATGGTTCAAAGCAATCAGATATGAAG GTGGATCCCAAACGACGACGCAGATGA